A part of Vespertiliibacter pulmonis genomic DNA contains:
- the pheS gene encoding phenylalanine--tRNA ligase subunit alpha has product MQNLESIVTQALVAVENANDVASIEALRVEYFGKKGQFTALMQGLRDVSAEERPAVGAKINEAKQIAQDALNKKKEKLENDALNAQLINESIDVSLPGRKTELGGLHPVSITIERVVKFFSELGFSVEQGPEIETDYYNFDALNIPAHHPARADHDTFWFDAQRLLRTQTSGVQIRTMEKVQPPIRIMAPGRVYRNDYDQTHTPMFHQIELLYVDKKANFTELKGLLHDFLRAFFEEDLQVRFRPSYFPFTEPSAEVDVMGKNGKWLEVLGCGMVHPNVLRNVGIDPNEYSGFAVGMGVERLTMLRYNVTDLRSFFENDLRFLKQFK; this is encoded by the coding sequence ATGCAAAACCTAGAAAGTATTGTTACTCAAGCGTTAGTAGCAGTAGAAAATGCCAACGATGTGGCGAGTATTGAAGCACTTCGTGTGGAATATTTTGGTAAAAAAGGGCAGTTTACGGCATTAATGCAGGGATTGCGTGATGTTTCTGCTGAAGAGCGTCCAGCTGTGGGAGCTAAAATTAATGAAGCTAAACAGATAGCTCAAGATGCGTTAAATAAGAAAAAAGAGAAATTAGAGAATGATGCGTTAAATGCACAATTAATAAATGAAAGTATTGATGTGAGTTTGCCTGGGCGTAAAACAGAATTAGGTGGATTACATCCTGTATCAATTACGATTGAGCGTGTTGTAAAATTTTTCTCAGAGCTTGGTTTTAGTGTTGAGCAAGGACCTGAAATTGAAACAGATTACTATAATTTTGATGCGTTAAATATTCCCGCTCATCATCCAGCTCGTGCAGATCATGATACATTTTGGTTTGATGCGCAACGTTTACTACGTACACAAACATCAGGCGTTCAAATTCGTACAATGGAAAAAGTTCAGCCGCCTATTCGTATTATGGCTCCTGGGCGTGTTTATCGTAATGATTATGACCAAACACATACCCCGATGTTTCACCAAATTGAGCTACTTTATGTAGATAAAAAAGCTAATTTTACTGAATTAAAAGGGTTATTACATGATTTCTTACGAGCCTTTTTTGAAGAAGATCTGCAAGTACGTTTTCGCCCTTCTTATTTCCCATTCACCGAGCCGTCTGCCGAAGTTGATGTAATGGGTAAAAATGGTAAATGGTTGGAAGTATTAGGTTGTGGAATGGTTCACCCGAATGTATTACGCAATGTAGGTATTGATCCTAATGAGTATTCAGGTTTTGCGGTAGGTATGGGCGTTGAGCGTTTAACAATGCTTCGCTATAACGTAACTGATTTACGTTCATTTTTTGAGAACGATTTACGTTTTTTAAAACAATTTAAATGA
- a CDS encoding TIGR00153 family protein, with protein sequence MAMNNILGLFAHSPLKPLQKHSKKVTECCGLLVPFFEASFENRWDEAEKIRSQIIELERRADTLKREIRLKLPRGLFMPVERTDLLELVTQLDKLANYAKDISGRVIGRQLVIPTEMQPAFLHFLSRSLDATKQSDKVINEMDQLLETGFRGRELNFVNRMILELDTIEDDTDQLQIVLRKSLLNIENSHNPIDIMFLYKIIEWIGVLADQAQRVGSRIELMLARS encoded by the coding sequence ATGGCAATGAATAATATTTTAGGATTATTCGCCCATTCGCCACTCAAACCTCTACAAAAACATTCTAAAAAAGTAACAGAATGTTGTGGTTTATTAGTCCCTTTTTTTGAAGCGAGCTTTGAAAATCGTTGGGACGAGGCAGAGAAAATTCGTAGTCAAATCATTGAATTAGAACGTCGTGCTGATACACTTAAACGTGAAATTCGCCTAAAGTTACCTCGTGGTTTATTTATGCCCGTAGAACGTACTGATTTATTAGAATTAGTTACGCAATTAGACAAGCTCGCTAACTATGCCAAAGATATCTCTGGACGTGTTATTGGCCGTCAGCTTGTTATTCCAACCGAAATGCAACCTGCTTTTTTACACTTCTTATCTCGTAGCCTCGATGCAACAAAACAATCCGACAAAGTTATTAACGAAATGGATCAATTATTGGAAACAGGCTTTCGTGGACGGGAATTAAATTTTGTAAACCGTATGATTTTAGAGCTAGATACAATTGAAGATGACACCGATCAATTGCAAATCGTCTTACGCAAATCATTACTTAATATTGAAAACTCACACAATCCAATTGATATTATGTTTTTATATAAAATCATCGAATGGATTGGGGTTCTTGCTGATCAAGCTCAAAGAGTTGGCTCACGCATTGAATTAATGCTGGCACGTTCATAA